Proteins encoded together in one Amphritea japonica ATCC BAA-1530 window:
- a CDS encoding lysophospholipid acyltransferase family protein, with product MVKRAALLRQWCELFSARVFRLLPIDVASGVGARIAYFEASRSIKAKRPWINRLHRNFEYLEGIADFKTREQRIIQHAMHIGRVYAEYPVLHKIARNRLSVQGEEHLRDLAGPVIFVSAHTGQWELILEVMRRSHISTTVLYDPIPEKVFLKVAMEVRRHLSPEEQGNRFIPASASATRELVACLKTGDNLILFIDEEKDGLVWAPALGRNIPSAGNRMMAARLSEKFKVPIIPIHLTRKDGADFEAVVESPLVPVNGEYGAGTAADLAELLNETLERWLKDDYIHWYWLSRLKLEKKFPERFFKKRDC from the coding sequence ATGGTAAAGCGTGCGGCATTGCTACGTCAGTGGTGTGAGTTGTTTTCAGCCAGAGTATTTCGTTTATTACCCATTGATGTTGCGTCAGGGGTTGGTGCTCGAATTGCTTATTTTGAGGCGAGCAGATCAATAAAGGCAAAGCGCCCATGGATCAATCGCCTACATCGTAATTTTGAATATTTGGAAGGTATTGCAGACTTCAAGACCCGAGAGCAGCGCATTATTCAGCATGCTATGCACATTGGCCGTGTATATGCTGAGTATCCAGTACTGCACAAGATTGCGAGGAACCGCTTGTCGGTGCAGGGGGAGGAGCATCTGCGGGATTTAGCAGGTCCTGTTATTTTTGTTAGTGCGCATACGGGGCAGTGGGAACTGATTTTAGAGGTGATGAGGCGTTCGCATATTTCTACCACTGTGCTTTATGATCCTATCCCGGAAAAGGTTTTTCTGAAGGTAGCGATGGAAGTGCGTAGGCATTTAAGCCCTGAAGAACAGGGGAACAGATTCATTCCTGCTTCGGCCAGTGCAACGAGAGAGTTAGTTGCCTGCCTGAAGACTGGAGATAATTTGATTCTATTTATTGATGAAGAGAAAGATGGCTTAGTTTGGGCTCCTGCTCTGGGAAGAAATATCCCAAGTGCTGGCAATCGAATGATGGCGGCAAGGTTGTCGGAAAAATTTAAAGTCCCCATTATTCCCATTCATTTAACACGAAAGGACGGTGCTGACTTTGAGGCGGTTGTGGAATCACCTTTGGTTCCGGTGAACGGTGAATATGGTGCTGGAACGGCAGCTGACTTGGCAGAGCTTTTGAATGAAACTCTTGAAAGGTGGTTGAAAGATGATTATATCCACTGGTATTGGCTGTCACGATTAAAGCTAGAAAAGAAGTTTCCGGAACGTTTTTTCAAAAAGCGAGACTGCTAG
- the recA gene encoding recombinase RecA → MDTNRQKALDAALSQIERQFGKGAVMKMGDHPREAIPAISTGSLGLDIALGIGGLPTGRIVEIYGPESSGKTTLTLQVIAEAQKMGKTCAFVDAEHALDPTYAEKLGVNVDEMLVSQPDTGEQALEITDMLVRSNAVDVLVVDSVAALTPKAEIEGDMGDSHMGLQARLMSQALRKMTGNVKNANTLVIFINQIRMKIGVMFGSPETTTGGNALKFYASVRLDIRRIGAVKQGDEITGNETRVKVVKNKVAPPFRQAEFQILYGKGIYHMGEVIDLGVKEGLVDKSGAWYAYKGDKIGQGKANAAKYLEEKPEIANEIETAIRERLLAAPKGKETESEEAEPQLDL, encoded by the coding sequence ATGGATACAAACAGACAGAAAGCACTTGATGCTGCCCTGAGTCAGATTGAGCGTCAGTTCGGTAAAGGCGCTGTTATGAAGATGGGGGATCATCCCCGGGAAGCGATACCTGCAATCTCAACTGGTTCATTAGGCCTGGATATTGCTCTGGGAATAGGCGGTCTGCCGACGGGACGTATTGTCGAAATCTATGGGCCAGAGTCCTCTGGTAAGACAACGCTGACGCTGCAGGTGATTGCAGAGGCGCAGAAGATGGGTAAGACCTGCGCATTCGTTGATGCTGAGCATGCACTTGACCCTACGTATGCTGAAAAGCTAGGCGTAAACGTGGATGAAATGCTGGTATCACAACCTGATACCGGTGAGCAGGCGCTGGAAATTACCGATATGTTGGTGCGTTCAAACGCGGTTGACGTGTTGGTGGTTGACTCTGTTGCTGCGTTGACCCCTAAAGCCGAAATTGAGGGCGATATGGGTGACTCCCATATGGGATTGCAAGCACGCTTGATGTCACAGGCACTGCGTAAAATGACGGGTAATGTTAAAAACGCTAATACCCTGGTGATCTTTATTAACCAGATTCGGATGAAGATTGGCGTTATGTTTGGCAGCCCGGAAACTACAACTGGCGGTAATGCGCTTAAGTTCTATGCATCTGTTCGGTTGGATATTCGTCGTATTGGTGCCGTTAAGCAGGGTGATGAAATTACGGGCAACGAAACCCGAGTGAAGGTCGTTAAGAATAAAGTAGCGCCACCGTTCCGCCAAGCGGAGTTCCAGATCCTATATGGAAAGGGTATTTACCATATGGGTGAAGTGATCGACCTGGGTGTTAAAGAAGGCCTGGTGGATAAGTCCGGTGCTTGGTACGCCTATAAAGGCGATAAAATTGGCCAGGGTAAAGCGAATGCAGCTAAATACCTGGAAGAGAAGCCTGAGATAGCTAATGAAATTGAAACGGCTATAAGAGAAAGGTTGCTGGCAGCACCGAAAGGAAAAGAGACAGAAAGCGAAGAAGCAGAGCCTCAGTTAGACCTTTAA
- a CDS encoding aspartate kinase, with amino-acid sequence MALYVQKYGGTSVGTVDRIQGVADKVKGFREAGHDIVVVVSAMSGETNRLIGMAKEMQSQPSPREMDVLVSTGEQVTIALLCMALEARGVSARSYTGGQVKIMTDDVHMKARIQDIEVDNMRTDLDKGRVVVVAGFQGIDPDGNITTLGRGGSDTTGVALAAALKADECQIYTDVDGVYTTDPRVVEGAQRMDKITFEEMLEMASLGSKVLQIRAVEFAGKYNVPLRVLHSFQEGPGTLITTEEDDTVEKPVISGIAFNRDEAKLTVLGVPDIPGVASRILGPISRANIEVDMILQNISADNSTDFTFTVHRNDFAVAEEILQQVKEELGAREVIGNNKIAKVSIVGVGMRSHAGVATKMFDTLAGDNINIQMISTSEIKVSVVIAEKYLELAVRGLHSAFDLDAADTVSE; translated from the coding sequence ATGGCCCTATATGTACAGAAGTATGGTGGAACCTCGGTTGGTACCGTTGATCGTATTCAGGGAGTAGCGGATAAGGTTAAAGGTTTCCGTGAGGCCGGGCATGATATTGTAGTGGTTGTTTCTGCTATGAGTGGAGAGACAAATCGCCTGATCGGTATGGCAAAGGAGATGCAGTCGCAGCCGAGTCCTCGTGAAATGGATGTGCTGGTGTCTACCGGTGAGCAGGTGACGATTGCATTACTTTGCATGGCGCTTGAAGCGCGGGGTGTAAGTGCGCGATCTTACACCGGTGGCCAGGTAAAAATTATGACTGATGATGTGCATATGAAAGCACGTATTCAGGATATTGAAGTAGATAACATGCGTACTGATCTTGATAAAGGTCGTGTGGTTGTTGTTGCTGGCTTTCAGGGGATTGATCCTGACGGTAATATCACTACGCTGGGGCGTGGAGGTTCAGACACTACAGGTGTTGCTTTGGCGGCAGCGTTAAAAGCAGATGAGTGTCAGATATACACGGATGTTGATGGTGTATATACAACGGATCCCCGGGTTGTGGAAGGTGCGCAGCGTATGGATAAGATTACCTTTGAAGAGATGCTGGAAATGGCCAGTCTCGGTTCAAAGGTTCTGCAAATTCGTGCTGTTGAATTTGCGGGTAAATATAATGTACCGCTTCGGGTTCTTCATAGTTTTCAGGAAGGCCCTGGTACGCTTATAACAACAGAGGAAGACGATACAGTGGAAAAGCCGGTCATCTCAGGGATTGCATTTAACCGCGACGAAGCGAAACTGACAGTTCTGGGTGTACCAGATATCCCAGGTGTAGCTTCTCGTATTCTGGGTCCGATAAGTCGTGCCAATATTGAAGTGGATATGATTCTTCAGAATATTTCTGCGGATAATTCTACTGACTTTACCTTTACAGTGCACCGTAATGACTTTGCTGTTGCAGAAGAGATTCTTCAGCAGGTTAAAGAGGAGTTAGGAGCGCGTGAAGTCATCGGTAACAATAAAATTGCTAAAGTCTCTATTGTAGGCGTGGGAATGCGTTCTCATGCTGGCGTTGCTACTAAGATGTTTGATACATTGGCAGGCGACAATATTAATATACAGATGATCTCGACGTCTGAAATAAAGGTTTCAGTTGTAATTGCAGAGAAGTATCTTGAGTTAGCGGTGCGAGGTTTACACTCTGCTTTCGATCTGGATGCAGCTGATACTGTTAGCGAATAA
- a CDS encoding regulatory protein RecX: protein MFENESAAKNAAIYLLARREHSRKELKEKLIARSELIDLDIVLDELIERGYQSDQRFTESFIRMRASQGQGLIKIRFELQRKGVNSELIASAFEAAEIDWFELAADRYKRKYKAALLANDYKERAKRMRFMSQRGFNSEQIGYAIAAADESD from the coding sequence ATGTTTGAAAATGAAAGTGCAGCAAAAAACGCAGCTATCTACCTGTTAGCGAGAAGGGAGCATTCACGGAAAGAACTGAAAGAAAAGCTGATTGCCAGAAGTGAACTTATTGATCTTGATATAGTGTTAGATGAGTTGATTGAGCGTGGGTATCAATCGGATCAGCGTTTTACCGAAAGTTTTATACGCATGCGAGCATCTCAGGGACAGGGATTGATCAAGATTCGTTTTGAATTGCAGCGTAAAGGGGTGAATAGTGAGTTGATTGCTAGTGCATTTGAAGCGGCAGAAATCGATTGGTTTGAGTTGGCTGCAGATAGGTACAAACGAAAATATAAAGCAGCATTATTAGCTAATGATTACAAAGAACGGGCTAAGCGAATGCGATTCATGTCACAAAGAGGCTTCAATTCAGAGCAGATTGGCTATGCGATAGCTGCTGCCGATGAAAGCGATTAA
- the alaS gene encoding alanine--tRNA ligase, with amino-acid sequence MTSAELRQAFLEYFQNHGHEIVESSSLIPANDPTLMFTNAGMVQFKDVFLGSDKRSYNRATSSQRCVRAGGKHNDLDNVGYTARHHTFFEMLGNFSFGDYFKRDAIRFAWVFLTEVLELPKEKLWVTVHVSDDEAEKIWKDEVGIDPERFSKLDEDNFWSMGDTGPCGPSSEIFFDHGADVWGGPPGSPEEDGDRYIEIWNLVFMQYNRSADGEMAPLPKPSVDTGMGLERIAAVLQGVHSNYEIDLFQNLLKAASTAVGCKETDTQSLRVIADHIRSCAFLICDGVIPSNEGAGYVLRRIIRRAVRHGNKLGASGAFFNTLVSALVAEMGDAYPELKEKQAQLERVLLKEEEQFAKTLDHGLRLLEDVISNLAGAEIPGETVFKLYDTYGFPVDLTADVAREHQLTVDMAGFEVSMDDQRNRARAAGKFNVDYNDAIQLDGHTEFTGYQQLNGSADVVALFCDGEAVKQLNEGDKGMVVLDQTPFYGESGGQVGDKGLLLASGVEFDVQDCTKESKNHLHHGVLNSGSLKVGDTVAPQVDRVLRQATAVNHSATHILHEALSQVLGEHVQQKGSLCDAGRLRFDFSHFEAVKPEELKKVEQICNEQIRLNSEVRTDIMDIESAKATGAAALFGEKYDETVRVLTMGEGFSVELCGGTHANRTGDIALLKIVSEGGIAAGVRRVEAVTGAKAMEFIDQSAAQLETKLQEQIGKSRQLEKELEQMKAKLAAAKGADLLGNVVEVKGVKVLAEQLEGIDPKALRDTIDQLKNKLGSGVVVLATVTEGKVSLAAGVTKDLTGQIKAGDLVRELTAKLGGKGGGRPDFAQGGGTDVASLSVALADVKALVEQNL; translated from the coding sequence ATGACAAGTGCTGAACTGCGTCAGGCCTTTTTGGAATATTTCCAGAACCATGGCCATGAGATTGTGGAAAGTAGTTCACTGATTCCTGCAAATGATCCAACCCTGATGTTTACTAATGCGGGAATGGTTCAGTTTAAAGATGTTTTCCTGGGAAGTGATAAGCGTTCATATAATCGCGCTACGAGCAGTCAACGCTGTGTTCGTGCCGGGGGTAAACATAACGACCTGGATAATGTTGGGTATACCGCCCGTCACCATACATTCTTTGAAATGTTGGGGAACTTTAGTTTTGGTGATTACTTTAAGCGTGATGCTATCCGCTTTGCCTGGGTGTTCCTGACCGAGGTACTTGAGCTGCCTAAAGAGAAGCTTTGGGTTACTGTACATGTCTCTGATGATGAAGCTGAAAAAATCTGGAAAGATGAAGTTGGTATCGATCCTGAGCGCTTCTCGAAGCTGGATGAAGATAATTTCTGGTCTATGGGTGATACAGGTCCTTGTGGTCCATCCAGTGAAATATTTTTTGATCATGGTGCCGATGTTTGGGGAGGCCCTCCAGGAAGCCCGGAAGAAGATGGCGATCGCTATATTGAAATCTGGAACCTTGTCTTTATGCAATACAACCGTTCTGCAGATGGTGAGATGGCGCCTTTGCCTAAACCTTCTGTTGATACCGGCATGGGGCTTGAGCGTATAGCGGCGGTTCTACAGGGTGTTCACTCAAATTATGAAATTGATCTGTTTCAAAATCTCTTAAAGGCAGCGTCTACTGCTGTCGGTTGTAAAGAAACAGATACGCAATCATTACGTGTGATCGCGGACCATATTAGATCATGTGCTTTTCTTATCTGTGATGGTGTTATCCCTTCAAATGAAGGTGCTGGCTACGTGCTAAGGCGTATTATTCGTCGCGCGGTGCGTCATGGTAATAAGCTGGGCGCTTCCGGTGCCTTTTTTAATACCCTGGTTAGTGCTCTGGTTGCTGAGATGGGTGATGCCTATCCAGAGCTTAAAGAGAAGCAAGCCCAGCTTGAGCGTGTGCTGCTTAAAGAAGAGGAGCAGTTTGCCAAGACGTTAGACCATGGTTTGCGCTTGCTTGAGGATGTTATTAGTAACCTTGCAGGTGCAGAGATTCCTGGTGAAACAGTATTCAAATTATATGATACCTATGGCTTTCCGGTTGATCTGACCGCGGATGTAGCCAGAGAACATCAGCTCACAGTTGATATGGCTGGTTTTGAAGTGTCGATGGATGACCAGCGTAACCGGGCCCGTGCTGCGGGTAAGTTTAATGTTGATTATAATGATGCGATTCAATTGGATGGGCATACCGAGTTTACAGGTTATCAGCAGTTAAATGGTTCGGCTGACGTTGTCGCTTTGTTCTGCGATGGTGAAGCAGTTAAGCAGCTGAATGAAGGTGATAAAGGCATGGTGGTACTGGATCAGACTCCTTTTTACGGAGAGTCTGGAGGCCAGGTCGGCGATAAGGGATTATTACTTGCGTCAGGTGTTGAATTCGATGTTCAGGATTGTACCAAAGAATCGAAAAATCACCTTCATCATGGTGTGCTCAACAGTGGTTCTTTAAAAGTGGGGGATACGGTAGCTCCGCAAGTAGACCGGGTCCTACGTCAGGCGACAGCCGTTAACCATTCTGCAACGCATATTCTTCATGAAGCGCTAAGTCAGGTTTTGGGCGAGCATGTTCAACAGAAAGGTTCTCTTTGTGATGCAGGTCGTTTGCGTTTTGATTTTTCGCACTTTGAAGCCGTTAAGCCTGAAGAGTTGAAGAAGGTTGAGCAGATTTGCAATGAGCAGATACGCCTGAACTCAGAAGTGCGCACTGATATCATGGATATTGAGTCAGCTAAAGCAACTGGTGCAGCCGCTTTGTTTGGTGAGAAGTATGATGAGACTGTGCGTGTTTTAACTATGGGGGAAGGCTTCTCTGTCGAACTTTGTGGTGGTACTCATGCTAATCGTACCGGTGATATTGCGTTGCTGAAGATTGTTTCAGAGGGTGGTATAGCAGCGGGTGTACGGCGGGTAGAGGCGGTTACCGGTGCTAAGGCGATGGAGTTTATTGACCAGTCAGCTGCGCAACTAGAAACTAAATTGCAAGAGCAGATCGGCAAGAGTCGCCAGTTGGAAAAAGAACTGGAGCAAATGAAAGCAAAGCTGGCAGCGGCAAAAGGCGCTGACCTTTTAGGTAACGTTGTTGAAGTGAAAGGCGTTAAAGTGCTGGCAGAACAGCTTGAGGGTATTGATCCTAAGGCGCTGCGTGACACTATTGATCAGCTGAAAAATAAACTGGGTAGCGGTGTTGTCGTATTGGCGACGGTTACTGAGGGGAAGGTAAGCTTGGCTGCGGGTGTCACTAAGGATCTTACTGGTCAGATAAAGGCGGGTGATTTAGTGCGTGAGTTGACGGCTAAGCTTGGTGGAAAGGGTGGAGGTCGCCCTGACTTTGCTCAGGGTGGTGGTACAGATGTTGCCTCGCTTTCAGTAGCGTTAGCAGATGTGAAAGCTCTGGTTGAACAGAATTTGTAA
- the csrA gene encoding carbon storage regulator CsrA: MLILTRRVGETLMVGDDVTVTVLGVKGNQVRIGVNAPKDVSVHREEIYQRIQKEKEQDSE, translated from the coding sequence ATGCTTATTCTTACTCGTCGAGTTGGTGAAACACTGATGGTTGGAGATGATGTTACAGTTACGGTACTGGGGGTTAAAGGTAACCAGGTTCGGATCGGTGTAAACGCGCCTAAGGATGTTTCTGTTCATCGTGAAGAGATTTATCAGCGTATTCAGAAAGAAAAAGAGCAAGACAGCGAATAA
- a CDS encoding cytochrome P450 has translation MSLDESLFIPVATPRPKYFGLSPRNILGFRRNMLSVWADKAYRARSLSFKLLNQQYFLCNSPDTVRRVFLDRHDIYDKKSPQMRHALAPLLGDGLFVSDGELWRERRKACSPPFENRYLPGFADIMSGSARTMANDWAMMPEGSCVDVLNEMARLTAQIIGRTVFGDDVSDADAAKVVNGFTVYQHTINQLDYADTFGVPFLRGLYNPFRRKRAAKATAEVHEVIDQIIRRHQQGNKPDQLTLLSVLLDGDSSSSGKGGCPLHAEAARNEAIVMFMAGHETTANALAWAWYLIDGCERSRTKMYAEIDQVLQGRTPTLEDVANLPFTRAVFEETLRLYPPVPLLSRQARDEDEIRGTKIKPGTIMLTLPWLLHRHEKEWDNPDAFYPERFLPGAPRPDKFLYIPFSVGHRVCLGGRFGLTEGILCLATLAQRFRLKLPEDHRVDIECRLTLRPKGGLPMILERRG, from the coding sequence ATGAGCTTAGATGAATCCTTGTTTATTCCTGTAGCAACGCCCCGGCCTAAGTATTTTGGGCTTTCACCACGCAATATATTGGGGTTTCGGCGAAATATGTTATCTGTGTGGGCGGATAAAGCGTATCGGGCCCGATCGTTATCTTTTAAATTATTAAATCAACAGTATTTTCTGTGTAACTCTCCCGACACAGTGCGACGAGTGTTTCTGGATCGCCACGATATTTACGATAAGAAAAGCCCGCAGATGCGACATGCGCTGGCACCATTGTTAGGTGATGGCTTGTTTGTGAGTGATGGGGAGCTTTGGCGAGAGCGTCGTAAGGCCTGTTCTCCTCCTTTTGAAAATAGATACTTACCAGGATTTGCTGACATTATGTCGGGATCAGCCAGAACTATGGCTAATGACTGGGCTATGATGCCGGAAGGTAGTTGTGTTGATGTGTTGAATGAGATGGCTCGGTTAACGGCTCAAATAATTGGGCGGACGGTATTTGGCGATGATGTCTCTGATGCGGACGCTGCTAAGGTGGTTAATGGTTTTACGGTATATCAGCATACGATAAACCAGCTTGATTATGCGGATACCTTTGGGGTGCCATTTTTACGAGGTTTGTATAATCCATTTCGGCGAAAAAGAGCAGCGAAAGCTACGGCAGAAGTGCATGAAGTGATAGATCAGATTATTAGGCGTCACCAGCAAGGTAATAAGCCCGATCAATTGACCTTATTGTCTGTACTTCTTGATGGCGACAGTTCGTCTTCTGGCAAAGGAGGCTGTCCGTTACATGCTGAGGCGGCGCGAAATGAAGCGATAGTGATGTTTATGGCGGGGCACGAAACCACTGCTAATGCATTGGCTTGGGCTTGGTACCTGATTGATGGTTGTGAACGGTCCCGTACTAAAATGTACGCTGAAATTGACCAAGTGCTCCAGGGCCGAACTCCAACGCTTGAAGATGTGGCTAACTTACCATTCACTCGAGCCGTTTTCGAAGAAACGCTACGTTTGTACCCGCCTGTGCCATTATTAAGCAGGCAGGCACGCGATGAAGATGAAATCAGAGGCACTAAAATAAAGCCCGGGACCATAATGTTAACGCTACCCTGGCTTCTGCACCGGCATGAAAAAGAGTGGGATAACCCCGATGCTTTTTATCCTGAGCGATTTTTGCCTGGAGCTCCACGCCCCGATAAGTTTTTGTATATCCCTTTTAGCGTAGGTCATCGGGTATGTTTGGGGGGGCGGTTTGGCCTGACAGAAGGTATTCTGTGTCTGGCTACTTTAGCGCAACGATTCAGACTTAAACTACCAGAAGATCATCGAGTAGATATTGAATGTCGTTTGACGCTGAGGCCGAAAGGAGGCTTGCCCATGATCCTTGAAAGAAGGGGGTGA
- a CDS encoding HlyD family type I secretion periplasmic adaptor subunit → MSSKNDNVFSSRSGASLPRARARFLAQAIQLEEHNPSAIINAAIYFTAFILVAAIAWAFFTNVDEVTSARGEVIPAGLIHDVQHLEGGIVSEIVVRNGDTVREGDLLLRFSPPASQSELTQTEIRRASMILEGERLQAIIENRPPDFGEIGKQYPALTKKQLTIYSAELASHASELSVIDAQIYQREQELQQQENRVTSVKKSIKLLSQQVRMRKELFKSRIVSESELISSQTDLTNKQSEERNLIDGIRVSKSALAEAKTRKEELKSRFIKDTELKAGEVGEQLAEVEQTLIRAEDRVNRLDVYAPLSGIIQDLSITRINAVVEPGQVIMQLVPTGDEMVVEARVSPSEIGHIHPGQRTEIKVDSYDSARFGIVTGIVERISASTYLDEKKNPYFRAEISLDASVVGGNQSMLISPGMTVTADIKTGSKSILDYLLKPISRGLNTAFRER, encoded by the coding sequence ATGAGTAGTAAAAACGATAATGTTTTCTCATCCCGTAGTGGCGCTAGCTTGCCGAGAGCCCGGGCTCGTTTTTTGGCACAAGCGATTCAACTCGAGGAGCATAACCCTTCTGCCATCATTAATGCGGCTATATATTTCACCGCTTTTATCCTTGTCGCAGCAATCGCCTGGGCATTCTTCACCAACGTTGACGAAGTCACTTCGGCCCGTGGTGAAGTGATTCCCGCCGGCCTTATTCATGATGTACAGCACCTTGAGGGAGGCATTGTCAGCGAAATAGTCGTCAGGAATGGAGATACCGTTCGAGAAGGCGATCTTCTCTTACGTTTTTCACCACCCGCAAGCCAGTCAGAATTAACTCAAACCGAGATCAGGCGCGCCTCTATGATTCTCGAGGGCGAACGGCTTCAGGCGATTATTGAAAACAGGCCCCCAGACTTCGGCGAGATCGGTAAACAATACCCGGCACTGACCAAAAAACAGCTCACAATATATAGCGCTGAACTGGCAAGCCATGCCAGTGAGTTAAGCGTTATTGATGCCCAGATATATCAACGTGAACAAGAGCTACAGCAACAGGAAAACAGAGTCACTTCCGTTAAAAAAAGCATTAAGCTACTCTCTCAACAAGTACGTATGCGCAAAGAGCTTTTCAAAAGCAGAATTGTTTCCGAATCAGAGCTAATATCCAGTCAAACTGATCTGACTAACAAACAAAGTGAAGAGCGAAACCTTATTGACGGCATTCGGGTTTCGAAATCAGCACTGGCTGAAGCTAAAACTCGCAAAGAAGAATTAAAGTCGCGCTTTATTAAAGACACAGAGCTCAAAGCAGGCGAGGTAGGCGAACAACTGGCAGAAGTCGAACAAACGTTGATCAGAGCTGAAGACAGAGTTAATCGACTGGATGTCTACGCTCCCCTCAGCGGCATAATTCAGGACCTCTCTATTACACGCATCAATGCCGTCGTTGAACCTGGACAGGTTATTATGCAACTGGTGCCCACCGGGGATGAGATGGTCGTAGAAGCACGAGTATCACCTAGTGAGATAGGCCACATCCATCCAGGCCAAAGAACCGAGATCAAGGTCGACAGTTACGACTCAGCCCGTTTTGGGATTGTCACCGGTATTGTCGAACGAATTTCAGCTTCAACCTATCTGGATGAAAAGAAAAACCCTTACTTCCGCGCAGAAATCAGCCTGGACGCCAGCGTCGTCGGCGGCAACCAAAGCATGCTAATATCTCCCGGAATGACCGTCACGGCCGACATAAAGACCGGTTCCAAGTCAATTCTTGATTACCTGCTCAAACCCATCTCACGTGGTTTAAATACTGCATTCAGAGAACGCTAA
- a CDS encoding CinA family protein produces MEKITLLVEGLAKLALDQQVRIATAESCTGGWIAQEITALAGSSEWFECGFVTYSNEAKQQMLGVSESLFISDGAVSESVVVAMAKGAVQKSRAQLSVAISGVAGPGGGTDLKPVGTVWIAWYFDGCEVEAGRYQFAGDRQSVRKQAVVGALKGLVKQLNKNTV; encoded by the coding sequence ATGGAAAAGATAACATTGTTAGTGGAAGGGCTGGCAAAACTTGCGCTTGATCAACAGGTGCGTATTGCTACGGCCGAGTCCTGTACTGGTGGTTGGATAGCGCAGGAAATTACGGCGTTGGCTGGAAGTTCGGAGTGGTTTGAGTGTGGTTTTGTAACCTATAGCAATGAAGCTAAGCAGCAGATGTTAGGAGTGTCTGAATCACTCTTTATCAGTGATGGTGCAGTCAGTGAGTCTGTAGTTGTTGCTATGGCAAAGGGTGCTGTTCAGAAAAGTCGGGCGCAGCTTAGTGTTGCTATCAGTGGAGTTGCAGGCCCGGGCGGTGGAACCGATTTAAAGCCCGTTGGAACAGTCTGGATCGCATGGTATTTTGACGGTTGCGAGGTTGAAGCAGGCCGTTACCAGTTTGCGGGCGATCGCCAGAGTGTTAGGAAACAAGCGGTTGTTGGCGCATTAAAAGGGCTTGTAAAACAACTGAATAAAAATACTGTATAA